One Pseudomonas tolaasii NCPPB 2192 genomic window carries:
- a CDS encoding phage tail protein — protein MNKPESLRAHLLATVAELQHNPDLLLIFIDNGKVRCTAAASLSFEYSYDLQIIITAFAGHPDSVMLPLLGWISVNQPELLENYDKAQNGVQFEADILDKDKVDLGLTLHLTERVVIGKDDQGNTTVRHAGEPQRVAGYLDPNWVPGSKGNADEWVVPDGR, from the coding sequence ATGAACAAGCCCGAAAGCCTTCGCGCTCATCTGCTGGCCACCGTCGCCGAACTCCAGCACAACCCCGACCTCTTGCTGATATTCATCGACAACGGCAAGGTCCGCTGCACCGCTGCGGCAAGCCTGTCCTTTGAATACAGTTACGATCTGCAGATCATCATCACCGCATTTGCGGGCCACCCTGACAGCGTCATGCTGCCCTTGCTCGGATGGATAAGCGTCAATCAGCCTGAACTGTTGGAGAACTACGATAAAGCGCAAAACGGCGTGCAGTTCGAGGCCGACATTCTCGACAAGGACAAAGTAGACCTCGGCCTGACACTGCACCTGACAGAGCGGGTGGTAATAGGCAAGGATGACCAGGGCAATACCACCGTGAGGCATGCCGGCGAGCCACAGCGTGTGGCAGGTTATCTTGATCCGAACTGGGTGCCAGGATCCAAAGGCAATGCCGACGAGTGGGTAGTACCAGATGGCCGATAA
- a CDS encoding terminase endonuclease subunit, with translation MTNPCRRHFQRVTAAVAAAAVAGPAMTMEGSTVYELHLAKLQQDYLRLKQVQSTEGKAELKKQLLPEYIPYVEGVLAGGKGAQDQVLTTLMVWRMDAGDFSGALDIAEYVIEHALLMPDRFERTTGTIVAEEIAEVALKAQKAGGTFDVNLLLRTEQIAGEEDMPDQAKAKLHLALGKAFAEMVSDDDTSESKVIALCNLESSKKYLARAIELNTNCGGKKDLERVERLLKKYAAPSS, from the coding sequence ATGACCAATCCTTGCCGTCGTCACTTCCAGCGAGTCACCGCAGCCGTTGCAGCGGCTGCCGTGGCCGGCCCTGCCATGACCATGGAAGGTTCGACCGTATACGAACTGCACCTGGCGAAGCTCCAACAGGACTACCTGCGTCTGAAACAGGTGCAGTCGACCGAAGGTAAAGCGGAGCTGAAAAAGCAGCTGCTGCCCGAATACATCCCGTACGTGGAAGGTGTTCTGGCAGGAGGCAAAGGCGCGCAGGACCAGGTGCTGACCACCCTGATGGTTTGGCGAATGGATGCCGGCGATTTTTCCGGCGCCCTGGACATCGCCGAGTACGTCATCGAACACGCACTGCTGATGCCTGACCGCTTCGAGCGCACGACCGGCACTATCGTCGCCGAAGAAATCGCTGAAGTTGCCCTGAAAGCACAGAAGGCCGGTGGCACGTTCGACGTGAATCTGCTGCTGCGCACTGAGCAAATCGCAGGTGAAGAAGACATGCCCGACCAGGCCAAGGCCAAGCTACATCTCGCCCTGGGCAAGGCATTTGCCGAGATGGTTTCCGACGATGACACGTCAGAGAGCAAGGTAATCGCCCTGTGTAACCTGGAGTCCTCGAAAAAATACCTGGCCCGTGCCATCGAGTTAAACACCAACTGCGGTGGCAAAAAGGATCTGGAGCGCGTTGAGCGCCTCCTCAAGAAATACGCTGCTCCCAGCAGCTAA
- a CDS encoding terminase ATPase subunit family protein has product MNAIVDLPTDHRRHAKHLYWQGYRVCEIAELIGEKEKTLHSWKARDEWDRATPLERIQAATEARLVQLILKDPKSGSDYKEIDLLHRQLERQARIQRFNEGGTETELNPNLAKRNEGPKKAPKRNEFDEEHIEKLTEAFIDGCFGYQLDWYKAGNQRTRAILKSRQIGATYYFAREALIDALTTGRNQIFLSASKNQAHIFKAYIQAFAREVVGVELTGDPIILGNGAELHFLGTNARTAQGYHGNFYFDEFFWTFKFKELNKVASGMAMQKQYRRTYFSTPSSMAHEAYTFWTGERFNKGKPAAQRVKIDVSHDSLQQGRLCEDRVWRQIVTILDAEDRGCDLFDLDELRQEYDAEAFQNLLMCQFIDDGASIFPLAMLQPCMVDSWDLWAEDYKPFAARPFGDRQVWVGYDPAESGDSAALVVIAPPTVPGGKFRVLERHQFRGMDFAAQAESIRQVTRRYWVTYIGIDITGMGSGVAQLVKQFFPNITTFSYSPEVKTRLVLKAYDVIKNGRLEFDAGWTDMAQSLMAIRKTVTASGRQFTYTAGRTDETGHADLAWATFHALHNEPLEGQTTANTGFMESY; this is encoded by the coding sequence ATGAATGCCATCGTCGACCTACCCACCGATCACCGCCGCCATGCCAAGCACCTTTACTGGCAGGGCTATCGCGTGTGCGAGATCGCCGAACTGATCGGGGAGAAGGAAAAGACTCTCCACAGCTGGAAGGCTCGGGACGAATGGGACCGAGCGACGCCGCTGGAACGCATCCAGGCGGCGACCGAAGCCCGCTTGGTTCAGTTGATCCTGAAAGATCCCAAGTCAGGGTCGGACTACAAGGAGATTGACCTGCTGCACCGCCAGCTGGAGCGGCAAGCCCGTATCCAGCGCTTCAACGAAGGCGGTACAGAAACCGAGCTGAATCCGAACCTGGCGAAACGCAATGAGGGGCCGAAGAAGGCGCCGAAACGTAACGAGTTCGACGAAGAACACATTGAAAAGCTGACCGAAGCGTTCATTGACGGCTGTTTCGGGTATCAGCTGGATTGGTACAAAGCCGGCAATCAGCGAACCCGCGCGATACTCAAGTCACGGCAGATCGGCGCGACCTACTATTTCGCCCGTGAAGCGCTGATCGATGCGCTGACGACAGGTCGTAACCAGATTTTCCTGTCGGCCTCGAAAAACCAGGCACACATTTTCAAGGCCTACATTCAGGCCTTTGCCCGTGAGGTAGTCGGTGTTGAGCTGACGGGCGACCCGATCATTCTGGGTAATGGCGCCGAGCTGCACTTCCTCGGTACCAATGCTCGGACGGCCCAGGGCTACCACGGTAATTTCTACTTCGACGAATTTTTCTGGACCTTCAAGTTCAAGGAATTGAACAAGGTCGCCAGCGGCATGGCGATGCAGAAGCAATACCGTCGAACCTACTTTTCGACGCCTTCCAGCATGGCGCACGAAGCCTATACGTTCTGGACTGGCGAGCGATTCAACAAAGGCAAGCCGGCGGCGCAACGCGTCAAAATCGACGTTTCTCACGATTCTCTGCAACAGGGCCGGCTGTGTGAGGACCGTGTTTGGCGGCAGATCGTCACTATTCTGGATGCGGAAGACCGCGGGTGCGACTTGTTCGACCTGGACGAGCTGCGCCAGGAGTACGATGCCGAGGCCTTCCAGAACCTGCTGATGTGCCAATTCATCGACGACGGAGCCAGCATTTTCCCGCTGGCGATGTTGCAGCCCTGCATGGTGGATAGTTGGGACCTATGGGCCGAGGACTACAAACCATTTGCCGCGCGTCCTTTTGGGGATCGTCAGGTTTGGGTCGGCTACGACCCGGCCGAAAGTGGCGACAGCGCCGCACTGGTGGTAATTGCGCCACCGACTGTACCCGGCGGCAAGTTCCGCGTGCTGGAGAGACACCAATTCCGGGGGATGGACTTTGCCGCCCAGGCAGAATCGATCCGCCAGGTCACCAGGCGCTACTGGGTGACCTATATCGGTATCGACATCACTGGCATGGGTTCGGGCGTGGCCCAGTTGGTTAAGCAATTTTTCCCGAACATCACCACCTTCAGCTACTCGCCCGAAGTCAAAACACGCCTGGTGTTGAAGGCTTACGACGTCATCAAGAACGGCCGTCTGGAGTTCGATGCCGGTTGGACGGACATGGCTCAGTCGTTGATGGCTATCCGCAAAACAGTCACCGCCTCCGGGCGCCAGTTCACTTACACGGCCGGTCGCACTGACGAAACCGGCCATGCCGATTTGGCGTGGGCGACGTTCCACGCACTGCACAACGAACCCCTCGAAGGGCAGACCACGGCGAACACCGGATTTATGGAGTCCTATTGA
- a CDS encoding phage baseplate assembly protein V codes for MNDLAALSRMLENLIRFGVIAAVQMEPPRVQVKTGTLTTAWLPWLALRAGSDREWDPPTIGEQVILFSPSGQLANGIVVTGVYSDHIPANANRAGLHRRTYADGTVIEYDSVAHHLNATLADGGTTNLISRGGLNLVGDITHQGDYIQTGNQTVTGRVDVSIDVVAAGVSLVKHPHTGVKAGGDQSGEPIPS; via the coding sequence ATGAACGATCTCGCCGCCCTCTCCCGCATGCTCGAAAACCTCATCCGCTTCGGCGTCATCGCCGCCGTGCAGATGGAGCCCCCGCGCGTGCAGGTAAAAACTGGAACGCTGACCACCGCCTGGCTTCCCTGGCTTGCGTTGCGCGCAGGCTCCGACCGCGAGTGGGATCCGCCCACCATCGGGGAGCAGGTGATCCTGTTCAGCCCATCCGGCCAGCTCGCCAACGGCATTGTCGTGACGGGCGTTTATAGCGACCACATCCCAGCCAATGCCAACCGCGCGGGCCTGCACCGTCGAACCTACGCTGATGGCACAGTGATCGAGTACGACAGCGTGGCCCACCACCTAAACGCCACACTGGCCGACGGCGGCACCACCAATCTGATCAGCCGTGGCGGCCTCAACCTGGTCGGCGACATCACACACCAGGGCGACTACATCCAAACCGGCAATCAGACTGTCACCGGCCGGGTTGACGTGTCGATTGACGTGGTTGCAGCCGGGGTCAGCTTGGTCAAACACCCCCACACCGGCGTCAAGGCCGGCGGCGACCAGTCCGGGGAGCCCATCCCATCATGA
- a CDS encoding head completion/stabilization protein, with product MSAFVASGPVTGGHINTDPFWPSIDLDNLRATLRIDASVTPARLETAVIAAAINLNRELSDWRAAQQAAGYTTLDEVPGDRIKDVSVKAHLYRRAIEAGTGAEVCERYRDYSATNTGNNKAEEVAPSIDDYRRDLRWAIRDFLEKSRTTVELI from the coding sequence ATGAGCGCATTTGTAGCCAGCGGCCCAGTTACCGGAGGCCATATCAACACCGACCCGTTCTGGCCGTCGATTGATCTGGACAACCTGCGCGCCACCCTGCGAATCGATGCCAGCGTCACCCCAGCTCGCCTGGAAACCGCCGTGATCGCTGCCGCAATCAACCTCAACCGTGAGTTGAGCGACTGGCGAGCAGCTCAGCAGGCCGCCGGCTACACCACGTTGGATGAAGTCCCTGGTGATCGGATCAAAGACGTATCGGTAAAGGCCCACCTCTACCGCCGAGCGATCGAAGCCGGCACCGGCGCCGAAGTATGCGAGCGGTACCGCGACTACAGCGCTACCAACACGGGCAACAACAAGGCCGAAGAGGTTGCCCCCAGCATCGACGATTACCGGCGCGACCTAAGGTGGGCCATACGCGACTTTCTTGAAAAAAGTCGCACCACCGTGGAGCTGATCTGA
- a CDS encoding N-acetylmuramidase domain-containing protein encodes MTTTLRHGDRSQAVLILQKNLNRQGANLVPDGHYGDATEAAVRAYQLKVGLVADGVAGTKTQASLAGGDCAQLLRNNDLVNAAERLGVPLATIYAVNEVESKGKGFLDNGKPVILFERHIMYRQLAKVRRVGDDPAEVKRHADELAANNPALVNPKAGGYIGGTAEHQRLAMARLIDDTAALESASWGAFQIMGFHWQRLGYASVQDFVAAMSAGESQQFDAFTRFIETDPVLHKALKARKWAEFARLYNGPDYLRNLYDTKLQRAYERHASCECGQGVAA; translated from the coding sequence ATGACCACCACCCTTCGCCATGGCGACCGTTCGCAAGCCGTGCTTATCCTGCAAAAGAACCTCAACAGGCAAGGTGCCAATCTAGTGCCAGACGGCCATTACGGTGATGCCACGGAGGCTGCCGTGCGCGCATACCAGCTGAAGGTTGGTCTGGTGGCCGATGGCGTCGCTGGCACCAAGACCCAAGCAAGCCTCGCTGGTGGCGACTGTGCCCAGCTGCTGCGCAACAATGACCTGGTAAACGCTGCTGAACGTCTCGGCGTGCCGCTGGCAACTATCTACGCAGTCAACGAAGTGGAATCGAAAGGCAAGGGCTTCCTCGATAACGGCAAGCCAGTGATCCTGTTCGAACGGCACATCATGTACCGCCAACTCGCCAAGGTTCGGCGCGTGGGGGATGACCCTGCAGAGGTCAAACGCCACGCCGATGAACTGGCCGCGAATAACCCAGCCCTGGTCAACCCAAAGGCCGGCGGCTACATCGGTGGTACCGCCGAACACCAGCGCCTGGCAATGGCCCGTCTGATCGATGACACCGCCGCCCTGGAGTCAGCGTCCTGGGGCGCATTTCAGATCATGGGGTTCCACTGGCAACGTCTCGGCTACGCCAGCGTGCAGGACTTCGTGGCGGCGATGAGTGCCGGCGAATCTCAACAGTTCGACGCCTTCACTCGCTTTATTGAAACCGATCCGGTGCTGCACAAGGCCCTGAAAGCCCGCAAATGGGCCGAGTTCGCCCGGCTTTACAACGGGCCGGATTACTTGCGCAATCTCTACGACACCAAGCTACAGCGCGCCTACGAACGCCATGCCAGCTGCGAGTGCGGGCAAGGGGTCGCGGCATGA
- a CDS encoding GPW/gp25 family protein, translating into MNRQTGGAIGERDHISQAITDILTTRIGTRVMRREYGSLLPELVDHPFNDVTRLRVYAATVMAVMRWETRISLSRVQFVGANMQGQASIDLEGTVVDTNEPLSLSVPLQLGGSV; encoded by the coding sequence ATGAACCGACAAACCGGCGGCGCCATCGGCGAGCGCGACCACATCAGTCAGGCGATCACCGACATTCTCACCACCCGAATCGGCACCCGTGTGATGCGCCGCGAATACGGTAGCCTGTTGCCCGAACTGGTAGACCACCCTTTTAACGACGTCACCCGCCTGCGCGTATACGCGGCCACCGTCATGGCTGTGATGCGCTGGGAAACTCGCATCAGCTTGAGTCGCGTGCAATTTGTGGGAGCGAACATGCAAGGCCAGGCCTCGATCGATCTGGAGGGAACAGTGGTGGACACGAATGAACCGCTGAGCCTCAGCGTGCCGTTGCAGCTGGGAGGCAGTGTATGA
- a CDS encoding putative holin: MADPTSSVVSGLLIGLGLASVTPVIDDGALFGAILGAWLVTSTKRDLKVWQRLGSLFLSAGVGYLFAPMALQAIPFITSGGSAFICALVVIPISIKLMVWVEKADIWDIWRRIRGGT, encoded by the coding sequence ATGGCTGATCCGACTTCCAGCGTTGTGTCCGGCCTGCTTATTGGCTTGGGCCTGGCGAGCGTCACGCCCGTCATCGACGATGGCGCGCTATTCGGCGCCATCCTCGGTGCCTGGCTGGTTACCAGCACCAAGCGTGACCTCAAGGTCTGGCAGCGGCTGGGCTCACTGTTCCTGTCGGCCGGCGTGGGCTATCTGTTCGCGCCCATGGCCCTGCAGGCAATCCCGTTTATCACCAGCGGTGGGAGCGCCTTTATTTGTGCCCTGGTGGTCATCCCGATCAGCATCAAACTGATGGTGTGGGTGGAAAAGGCGGATATCTGGGACATCTGGCGTCGCATCCGAGGGGGCACCTGA
- a CDS encoding phage holin family protein, giving the protein MPNIELAVQLIAAIAYLLSALRLACYTRGEARYRRSISLLASLFGATLCICGLEILLDRQPTSLGQAASIVLLCILIFRSRGNVAALLRPSA; this is encoded by the coding sequence ATGCCGAACATCGAACTGGCCGTGCAGTTGATCGCGGCAATCGCCTACTTGCTGAGCGCTCTGCGCCTGGCCTGCTACACCCGAGGCGAGGCGCGGTACCGGCGCAGCATCTCACTGCTGGCGAGCCTGTTTGGTGCCACGTTGTGCATCTGCGGACTGGAAATCTTGCTGGACCGTCAACCAACCAGCCTTGGGCAGGCCGCATCCATAGTGCTGCTCTGCATCCTTATTTTCCGTTCACGCGGCAACGTCGCCGCCCTGTTGAGGCCCAGCGCATGA
- a CDS encoding phage major capsid protein, P2 family has product MRNDTRVLFNAYLQQLAQLHGVSDVTTKFTAAPSVAQTLETRMQESSAFLSSINVYGVSEQSGEKIGIGIDGTIAGTTDTTQQDREPRDPTGLDNRGYTCTQTNFDTGLRYQKLDQWAKFKDFQARIRDAIIRAQALNRIMIGWNGTSRAATSKPDINKLLQDVNVGWLQKMRLENPARVMKEVVDGSGKIQIGAGKDFENIDALVVSMVNEFIEPWYQEDTDLVVICGRQLLADKYFPIINKTQAPTEILAADIVTSQKRIGNLPAVRVPHFPPNGLLVTRLDNLSIYWQEGTRRRTVVDNAKRDRIENYESVNEAYVIEDLGCAAMAENIILS; this is encoded by the coding sequence ATGCGTAACGATACTCGCGTTCTTTTCAACGCTTACCTGCAACAACTCGCCCAATTGCACGGCGTGAGCGACGTCACCACCAAATTCACAGCCGCTCCATCCGTTGCCCAGACGTTGGAAACCCGTATGCAGGAGTCGAGCGCGTTTCTCAGCTCGATCAACGTGTATGGCGTGTCCGAACAATCGGGCGAAAAAATCGGTATTGGCATCGACGGCACCATCGCCGGCACAACCGATACCACTCAGCAAGACCGCGAGCCGCGTGACCCTACCGGCCTGGACAACCGTGGGTACACCTGCACCCAAACCAACTTCGATACCGGCCTGCGTTACCAGAAGCTGGATCAATGGGCCAAGTTCAAAGACTTCCAGGCGCGTATCCGTGACGCCATCATCCGGGCTCAGGCGCTTAACCGGATCATGATTGGCTGGAACGGGACCAGCCGTGCGGCGACCTCCAAACCGGACATCAACAAGCTGCTGCAGGACGTTAACGTCGGATGGCTGCAAAAGATGCGCCTGGAGAACCCTGCACGCGTTATGAAAGAAGTGGTCGACGGCAGCGGCAAGATCCAGATCGGCGCGGGCAAAGACTTCGAAAACATCGACGCCCTGGTCGTGAGCATGGTCAACGAGTTCATCGAGCCCTGGTACCAAGAAGACACTGACCTGGTGGTAATCTGCGGTCGCCAGCTGCTGGCCGACAAGTACTTCCCGATCATCAACAAAACCCAAGCGCCGACCGAAATACTTGCGGCCGATATCGTCACCAGCCAGAAGCGCATCGGCAACCTGCCGGCGGTGCGAGTGCCTCACTTCCCGCCGAACGGCCTGCTGGTTACCCGCCTCGACAACCTGTCGATCTACTGGCAGGAAGGCACCCGCCGCCGCACGGTGGTGGATAACGCCAAACGCGACCGTATTGAAAACTACGAGTCGGTCAATGAAGCCTACGTGATCGAAGACCTTGGCTGCGCTGCCATGGCCGAAAACATCATCCTGAGCTAA
- a CDS encoding GPO family capsid scaffolding protein yields MAGKTDNPAKKQRSKFFRVAVEGATTDGRQIERQWLVDAAETYSQNTYGARVWIEHMRSLLPDSPFRAYGDVVALKTEEVEIAGAKKLALFAQIEPTSDLIAMNKARQKLYTSIEIRPKFADTGRAYLDGIAVTDTPASLGTEMLTFSAQHPDMNPLTSRKRDPGNLFSEVVEIELEFEEVEDESGKVAGLFSRVLDLLGKSKDKEGKDAALFTELGEAVEAMAEHVAGQGEAFTAEKTAREKLQTAHEKLSADFTALVQQLEKTPDTTGQKPQYSVRPPATGGDGALVTDC; encoded by the coding sequence ATGGCCGGCAAAACCGACAACCCAGCCAAGAAACAACGCTCCAAGTTCTTCCGCGTCGCCGTTGAAGGCGCCACTACCGATGGTCGCCAGATCGAACGCCAATGGCTGGTCGACGCTGCCGAGACCTACAGCCAGAACACCTACGGTGCGCGGGTTTGGATTGAGCATATGCGCAGCTTGCTGCCGGACAGCCCTTTCCGGGCCTACGGCGATGTGGTCGCGCTTAAGACTGAGGAAGTCGAGATTGCCGGGGCCAAAAAATTGGCCTTGTTCGCGCAAATCGAACCGACCTCCGACCTGATCGCCATGAACAAAGCACGGCAGAAGCTGTACACCAGCATCGAGATTCGGCCGAAATTCGCCGACACCGGCCGCGCCTATTTGGACGGCATCGCCGTTACCGATACCCCTGCCAGCCTGGGCACTGAGATGCTGACGTTCAGCGCTCAGCACCCGGACATGAACCCACTGACCAGTCGCAAACGCGATCCCGGCAACCTCTTCTCTGAGGTCGTCGAGATTGAACTTGAATTCGAAGAAGTTGAGGACGAAAGCGGCAAAGTCGCAGGCCTGTTTAGCCGCGTTCTCGACCTACTCGGTAAGAGCAAGGACAAGGAAGGCAAGGACGCCGCTCTATTCACTGAACTCGGCGAGGCTGTTGAAGCCATGGCCGAGCATGTCGCCGGTCAGGGCGAAGCCTTTACCGCCGAAAAAACCGCCCGCGAAAAACTGCAGACCGCTCACGAGAAGCTGTCTGCCGACTTCACGGCGTTGGTTCAACAGCTCGAAAAAACCCCGGACACCACCGGCCAGAAACCGCAGTACTCCGTTCGCCCGCCGGCTACGGGCGGTGACGGCGCACTCGTCACCGACTGCTGA
- a CDS encoding phage portal protein, with protein MSKRKRVTQLATAQPPIEGDVLPPESGPVEAFTFGDPAPVLDSREILDYLECWANGRWFETPMSMDGLAKTTRASVYLQSGLNFKRNMLARTFVPHRLLTRQAFEQFALDWLWCGNCYLEKRNNMLRNTMGLLPPLAKYMRRGVDMESYYQVRGWKDEHEFALGSICHLREADINQEIYGLPEWLAALQSALLNESATLFRRKYYNNGSHAGFILYMTDAAQKEEDIDSLRTALKNSKGPGNFRNLFVYAPAGKKDGIQLIPVSEVAAKDEFSSIKNISRDDLLAALRIPPQLMGIVPQNAGGFGSLREAAEVWAVNELEPLQARLAQVNEWLGEEVVSFKEFELPTGGK; from the coding sequence ATGAGCAAACGTAAGCGCGTAACCCAGCTGGCCACCGCTCAGCCTCCCATTGAAGGGGACGTGTTGCCGCCTGAATCCGGGCCGGTCGAAGCGTTTACTTTTGGTGACCCAGCACCGGTGCTGGATAGCCGGGAGATCCTCGACTATCTGGAGTGCTGGGCCAATGGGCGTTGGTTTGAAACACCTATGTCCATGGACGGCCTGGCCAAAACGACGCGCGCCAGCGTGTACTTACAGTCCGGGCTGAACTTCAAGCGCAACATGCTGGCCCGCACGTTTGTTCCCCACAGACTGCTGACCCGTCAGGCATTTGAGCAGTTCGCCCTGGATTGGCTCTGGTGCGGCAACTGCTACTTGGAGAAGCGGAACAACATGCTCCGCAACACTATGGGCCTGCTGCCGCCCTTGGCGAAGTACATGCGCCGGGGCGTGGACATGGAGTCCTATTACCAGGTGCGTGGCTGGAAAGATGAACATGAGTTTGCGTTGGGATCGATCTGCCACCTGCGCGAGGCGGATATCAATCAGGAGATCTACGGCCTACCGGAGTGGCTGGCTGCGCTGCAGAGCGCGTTGCTCAACGAGAGCGCCACGTTGTTTCGCCGCAAGTACTACAACAACGGCAGTCACGCCGGCTTCATCTTGTACATGACCGACGCGGCGCAGAAGGAGGAGGACATCGACTCACTGCGCACCGCGCTGAAGAACTCAAAAGGTCCGGGCAACTTCCGAAACTTGTTTGTTTACGCGCCAGCCGGGAAAAAAGATGGCATCCAGCTCATTCCGGTCAGTGAGGTGGCGGCGAAGGACGAATTCAGCTCGATCAAAAACATCAGCCGCGACGATCTGCTCGCGGCGTTGCGCATTCCGCCGCAGTTGATGGGCATCGTGCCGCAGAACGCGGGTGGTTTCGGGTCGTTGCGGGAGGCTGCTGAGGTTTGGGCGGTCAACGAGCTGGAGCCGCTGCAGGCGCGGTTGGCTCAGGTCAACGAGTGGCTGGGTGAAGAGGTTGTCAGCTTCAAGGAATTTGAGCTTCCAACGGGGGGGAAGTAG
- a CDS encoding tail protein X, which translates to MPTAVRANQNDTVDALCWRFYGRTAGVTEAVLEANPGLADHGPILPQGLVINMPEAQTSAPQRQMVNLWD; encoded by the coding sequence ATGCCCACCGCAGTGCGCGCCAACCAAAACGACACCGTCGATGCCCTTTGCTGGCGATTTTACGGCCGCACTGCAGGCGTCACGGAGGCCGTGCTGGAGGCTAACCCCGGCCTGGCCGACCATGGGCCAATCCTGCCTCAAGGCCTTGTCATCAACATGCCCGAAGCCCAAACCAGCGCGCCCCAGCGGCAGATGGTGAACCTATGGGACTGA
- a CDS encoding phage virion morphogenesis protein has translation MADKLEALETWAAGLLEQLQPAARNQVARSIGQELRRSQQKRVQTQINPDGSKFAPRKKRDLRGKQGRIQRKVEMFKKLRTATYMKARGDSNAVTVGFTGRIARIARVHQYGLKDRAERGAPDVRYEQREVLGFTDQDLDLIRDSLLAHLTL, from the coding sequence ATGGCCGATAAACTGGAAGCGCTTGAAACCTGGGCGGCCGGCCTACTGGAGCAACTCCAGCCCGCGGCCCGGAATCAGGTTGCCCGCTCCATTGGCCAGGAACTGCGACGTAGCCAGCAAAAGCGGGTGCAGACTCAGATAAACCCGGACGGCAGCAAGTTCGCGCCACGTAAAAAGCGGGACTTGCGGGGTAAGCAGGGCCGCATCCAGCGCAAGGTTGAGATGTTCAAAAAGCTGCGCACGGCGACCTACATGAAGGCCCGAGGCGACAGCAATGCAGTTACGGTAGGGTTCACCGGACGAATAGCTCGGATCGCAAGGGTTCACCAGTACGGGTTGAAGGATCGAGCGGAGCGTGGCGCGCCCGATGTGCGCTACGAACAACGTGAAGTGCTGGGATTCACGGACCAAGACCTCGACTTGATCCGCGATAGCCTGCTGGCTCACCTGACACTGTAA
- the lysB gene encoding Rz-like lysis system protein LysB (The gene for this Rz-like phage lysis system protein may overlap extensively with the gene for the other spanin subunit, the Rz1-like protein in the outer membrane.), which produces MITLRQTMYGTALLGAMGLLIWIQETRIDVAEGKTERAQDAAKTARDDADRNLKTANTLTDTLRQERDAQSNLRAQQDQLRLSLAKRERTIEELKLENDDLRKWADQPLPDAARRLRERPAITGAAAYRDWLSGRGAVPAAGDQPSQ; this is translated from the coding sequence GTGATTACCCTGCGCCAGACCATGTATGGCACCGCCCTGCTCGGCGCCATGGGTCTGCTGATCTGGATCCAAGAAACACGCATCGACGTCGCTGAGGGCAAAACCGAACGGGCGCAAGATGCGGCCAAGACCGCCCGCGACGACGCCGACCGTAACCTGAAAACTGCCAACACGCTTACCGACACATTGAGACAGGAGCGTGACGCGCAGAGCAACCTGCGGGCCCAACAGGATCAGTTGCGCCTGAGCCTGGCAAAGCGCGAGCGGACAATAGAGGAACTGAAGCTTGAAAATGATGACCTTCGGAAATGGGCTGATCAGCCTTTGCCTGACGCTGCTCGGCGGCTGCGCGAGCGCCCCGCCATCACCGGCGCCGCCGCTTATCGTGACTGGCTGTCCGGCCGTGGTGCCGTGCCAGCTGCCGGCGACCAGCCCTCGCAGTAA